A stretch of Brassica rapa cultivar Chiifu-401-42 chromosome A08, CAAS_Brap_v3.01, whole genome shotgun sequence DNA encodes these proteins:
- the LOC103833354 gene encoding uncharacterized protein LOC103833354, producing MIMASKQEYGIPYTPLPSSQPSQTVIVLTPYRRHRRPSFLRSLRCSILFTAAILLLSAAAYFLYPSDPEINVSRIQLNHIRVLDSFRPTLDLSFSLTIKVRNRDFFSLDYDSLVVSIGYRGRELGLVKSRGGHLRARDSSYINATLELDGLEVVHDVIYLIGDLAKGVIPFDTIAQVKGDLGLLLFQIPIQGKVSCEVFVNINNQKISHQDCHRK from the exons ATGATAATGGCGTCGAAGCAAGAATACGGCATACCTTATACACCTCTTCCTTCGTCACAGCCTTCTCAAACGGTCATCGTTCTAACTCCTTATCGCCGCCACCGTCGCCCTTCGTTCCTCCGCAGCCTCCGCTGCTCTATCCTCTTCACCGCCGCAATCCTCCTCCTCTCCGCCGCCGCCTACTTCCTCTACCCTTCGGATCCAGAAATCAATGTCTCTCGAATCCAGCTCAACCACATACGAGTCCTCGATTCGTTTAGACCCACGCTCGATCTCTCGTTTTCGCTCACGATCAAAGTCAGGAACCGCGATTTCTTCTCCCTTGATTACGATTCGCTTGTGGTCTCGATTGGGTATAGAGGGAGAGAGCTAGGGCTTGTCAAGTCTCGAGGTGGACACCTTCGTGCTCGTGATAGCTCTTATATTAACGCGACTCTTGAACTCGATGGTCTAGAGGTTGTTCACGATGTGATTTACTTGATCGGTGATTTGGCTAAAGGTGTTATCCCTTTTGATACCATCGCTCAGGTCAAAGGTGATCTTggtcttcttctctttcaaatcCCAATTCAG GGAAAAGTGTCATGCGAGGTGTTTGTTAATATTAACAACCAGAAAATTTCACACCAAGACTGTCATCGTAAG TGA
- the LOC103833353 gene encoding probable chlorophyll(ide) b reductase NYC1, chloroplastic: protein MVTLTKLQVYPRCLDHRLGFMDHQRVGSRLSCREGNKRVYVHRCESDLEKKKVERGRKREKEGKGLWDSLKSGVTKLGFLTKDEYNQKVQNLEMVFSSIAVQIARYIVTMTSTGAILLIGFQLSGGDGSMNSLVWYSWLGGVIIGTMTGANMVLEDHYRAGPRNVVITGSTRGLGKALAREFLLSGDRVIVTSRSSESVDMTVKELQQNLKEIMSKASESDRKKLGFAKVVGIASDVCKPEDVERLSSFAVEELGSINIWINNAGTNKGFRPLLDFTEEDIKQIVSTNLIGSILCTRGAMEVMSRQDNGGHIFNMDGAGSGGSSTPLTAVYGSTKCGLRQFHGSVAKESQKTKVGLHTASPGMVLTELLLSGSSIKNKQMFNIICELPETVARTLVPRMRVVKGSGKSVNYLTPPRILLAIVTSWLRRGRWFDDQGRALYAAEADRLRNWAENRTRLSLTDAMEMYTENTWVSVFSLSVVCAFIIVSSTTPSSFPGT from the exons ATGGTTACTTTGACGAAGCTTCAAGTATACCCACGATGTTTGGATCACCGTCTCGGATTCATGGATCATCAACGGGTCGGGTCAAGATTGAGTTGTAGAGAGGGTAACAAAAGGGTTTATGTGCATCGGTGTGAGAGTGATTTAGAGAAGAAAAAGGTTGAACGAGGGAGAAAGCGTGAGAAAGAGGGAAAAGGGTTGTGGGATTCTCTCAAATCTGGTGTTACTAAGTTAGGGTTCTTAACTAAGGATGAGTATAATCAGAAAGTTCAAAATTTAGAGATGGTTTTCTCTTCG ATTGCTGTTCAAATTGCGAGATACATTGTGACGATGACGAGCACTGGAGCTATTCTCTTGATTGGGTTTCAATTGTCAG GTGGAGATGGTTCGATGAATTCATTGGTTTGGTATAGCTGGCTCGGTGGAGTTATCATTGGAACCATGACCGGTGCTAACATGGTTTTGGAAGATCATTACCGAGCCGGTCCACGCAATGTTGTTATAACCGGAAG CACGAGGGGACTAGGGAAAGCACTTGCTAGAGAGTTTCTTCTCTCTGGAGACAGAGTCATCGTTACATCTCGCAG TTCTGAATCTGTTGATATGACTGTGAAAGAGCTTCAGCAAAACCTCAAAGAGATTATGAGTAAAGCTAGTGAATCAGATAGAAAGAAACTGGGTTTTGCTAAAGTGGTTGGTATTGCCTCTGATGTTTGTAAACCAGAGGACGTTGAGAGGCTGTCCAGTTTTGCTGTAGAAGAGCTTGGTTCCATTAACATATGG ATCAACAATGCTGGTACTAACAAAGGCTTTAGGCCGCTGCTTGATTTCACGGAAGAAGATATCAAGCAG ATTGTGTCCACAAACTTGATTGGATCGATTCTATGCACACGAGGGGCGATGGAAGTGATGAGTAGACAGGACAACGGTGGACACATCTTTAACATGGATGGTGCTGGTTCTGGAGGCTCTAGCACTCCTCTCACGGCTGT ATATGGGTCAACAAAATGTGGACTTAGGCAATTTCATGGCTCTGTTGCGAAAGAATCCCAAAAGACAAAAGTTGGCTTGCACACTGCTTCTCCGGGCATGGTTCTCACCGAACTTCTTCTCAG TGGTTCGAGTATAAAAAACAAGCAGATGTTTAACATAATCTGCGAGCTTCCGGAGACAGTAGCTAGAACGCTAGTACCACGAATGCGTGTTGTGAAAGGTTCTGGAAAATCTGTCAATTACCTAACTCCTCCAAGGATATTGCTAGCCATTGTCACTTCGTGGCTCAGGAGAGGCCGGTGGTTCGATGACCAA GGACGGGCGTTATATGCAGCGGAAGCGGACAGACTAAGGAACTGGGCAGAGAACAGAACGAGGTTGTCGTTAACAGACGCGATGGAGATGTATACAGAGAATACTTGGGTCTCTGTTTTCTCTCTTTCTGTTGTTTGTGCATTCATCATCGTATCAAGCACCACACCTAGCTCTTTCCCAGGCACTTGA